One Pseudocalidococcus azoricus BACA0444 DNA window includes the following coding sequences:
- a CDS encoding CHASE2 domain-containing serine/threonine-protein kinase — protein sequence MTPKLWQGSAPFLIITLVITGLVVGLRQAGGLQRVELRTYDLLLQARPDPGPDPRLLTVLITEDDIQAQKTWPLKDATIAQAFRTLLAANPRAVGLDIFRDLPVEPGHAELSQLFATDNRLIPICKAASTDSQEVGPPPMIPQTQVEAQVGLVNIPVDIDGVARRNLFLVSPSPGLCQTPYSLALQLTLHYLAKENIVPKLTTAGLLQLGQAEFPTLSSNSGGYHNLDARGAQIMLNYRSGQAVSETVTLTELLKGKVPASQIQDRVILVGVAAASLKDSFLTPYSDSANNSQLMPGVTVHAQMVSQFLSTVLDGRPLIWSWPAWVEVIWVWVWAGVGVGLAWRLRQPLWLGGALLASLVVLGGVALGAMLASGWIPLVPPFWGLVLGAGVTISYVNYQGQQEQKRFLQRVKEQEDALAVLRSLLAENTAANVQAATPITEIKNKPSSLLSGRYQIKKVLGSGGFGRTYLAADTQRPGQPICVVKHLRPGRKDERFMQVARRLFATEAEILEALGRYDQIPLLLAYVEENQEFYLVQEFIDGTSLSRELTKPLPVAWAITFLQDLLTTLSFVHSYHVIHRDIKPDNLIRRTSDHKIVLIDFGAVKQMQPPQKDQASSAQDSTVIIGTMGYAPPEQLAGQPGLNSDLYAAGMIAIQALTGVKPRDIERNQETGELDWQKHISVDLGLATILNRMIRFNFTERYQSAPEVLGDLGKLRVK from the coding sequence ATGACTCCCAAACTGTGGCAAGGCTCTGCTCCCTTTTTGATCATTACCTTGGTGATCACGGGTTTGGTGGTAGGACTTCGCCAAGCGGGTGGCCTCCAACGGGTAGAGTTAAGGACTTATGATCTACTCCTCCAGGCCCGTCCTGATCCAGGCCCTGACCCCCGCCTGCTGACGGTTTTGATTACCGAAGATGATATTCAAGCTCAAAAGACTTGGCCCCTCAAGGATGCCACCATTGCCCAGGCCTTCCGCACCCTCTTAGCCGCCAATCCACGCGCCGTTGGCTTAGACATTTTCCGAGATTTACCCGTTGAGCCTGGCCACGCCGAACTGTCCCAGCTATTTGCCACCGACAACCGCCTCATCCCGATTTGTAAAGCTGCCTCTACCGATAGTCAAGAAGTGGGGCCGCCGCCAATGATTCCCCAAACGCAAGTGGAAGCTCAGGTGGGCCTGGTCAACATTCCCGTCGATATTGATGGAGTGGCCCGCCGTAACTTGTTTTTGGTTAGTCCCAGCCCTGGCCTCTGTCAGACTCCCTATTCCCTTGCCTTACAACTCACATTGCACTACCTGGCCAAGGAAAATATCGTCCCCAAACTCACGACCGCTGGTCTGTTGCAACTGGGTCAGGCTGAATTTCCCACCTTAAGCAGCAATTCCGGCGGTTATCACAATTTGGATGCTCGCGGGGCCCAGATCATGCTGAATTATCGCTCTGGCCAGGCGGTTTCTGAGACAGTCACTCTTACGGAACTTCTCAAGGGAAAAGTGCCAGCCAGTCAAATTCAGGATCGAGTCATCTTGGTGGGAGTTGCTGCCGCTAGTTTGAAGGATTCCTTTTTAACGCCCTATAGTGACTCGGCCAATAACTCCCAACTGATGCCTGGGGTCACGGTTCATGCCCAAATGGTGAGTCAGTTTCTGAGTACAGTCTTGGATGGTCGCCCCCTGATTTGGTCTTGGCCAGCTTGGGTTGAGGTAATTTGGGTCTGGGTGTGGGCAGGTGTGGGTGTGGGCCTGGCCTGGCGACTTCGCCAACCCCTCTGGCTCGGTGGGGCATTACTCGCGTCTTTGGTGGTTTTAGGCGGAGTGGCCCTTGGGGCGATGTTGGCCTCTGGCTGGATTCCTCTAGTCCCACCCTTCTGGGGCCTGGTTTTGGGGGCAGGGGTAACGATTTCCTATGTCAACTATCAGGGGCAACAGGAGCAAAAACGGTTTTTACAACGGGTCAAGGAACAGGAAGATGCCCTAGCCGTGTTAAGGTCGCTACTGGCAGAAAATACCGCCGCCAATGTTCAAGCCGCAACACCCATTACAGAGATTAAAAATAAGCCCAGTTCCCTCCTTAGCGGTCGCTATCAAATTAAAAAAGTGTTGGGATCGGGTGGCTTTGGCCGAACCTATTTAGCGGCAGATACGCAACGGCCTGGACAACCGATTTGTGTGGTTAAGCATCTCCGTCCGGGGCGTAAGGACGAACGGTTTATGCAGGTGGCCCGGCGTTTATTTGCAACTGAAGCGGAAATTCTTGAAGCTCTCGGACGCTATGATCAAATCCCCCTATTGCTGGCCTATGTTGAAGAAAATCAGGAGTTTTACTTAGTTCAAGAATTTATTGACGGCACATCCCTAAGCCGAGAGCTAACCAAGCCATTACCCGTGGCCTGGGCTATAACGTTTCTCCAGGATTTGTTAACAACCTTAAGTTTTGTCCATAGCTATCACGTTATCCACCGGGATATTAAGCCGGATAATCTCATTCGCCGAACCAGTGACCATAAAATTGTTCTGATTGATTTTGGCGCTGTTAAGCAGATGCAGCCCCCCCAAAAAGACCAGGCCAGTTCGGCCCAAGACAGTACGGTGATTATTGGCACGATGGGTTATGCGCCACCGGAACAACTGGCGGGCCAACCGGGATTAAATAGTGATCTTTATGCAGCTGGGATGATTGCGATCCAGGCCTTGACAGGGGTAAAACCACGGGACATTGAACGGAATCAGGAAACGGGAGAACTGGACTGGCAAAAGCATATCAGTGTTGACCTGGGCCTGGCCACGATCCTTAACCGCATGATCCGCTTTAATTTTACAGAGCGCTATCAATCAGCCCCTGAGGTTTTAGGAGATTTAGGAAAGCTGCGAGTGAAATAG
- a CDS encoding carbon dioxide-concentrating mechanism protein, translated as MNRPTDYTDLALGLVSAQSFPAIVGIADHMLKSSDVHLIGYEKIGSGHCTAIVRGNISDVRLAVAEGAERASQFGQELSTLVLARPDPNLDQILPIGSRLAELTGKHSGHRLSSHAVGLLETRGFPAMVGAADAMLKAAEVVLTAYEVIGAGLCTVIVRGTASNAAMALEAGMAAADRIGELHAVMLVPRPLDELDQTLPLASCLLEQLQPIRIPLSLKQKETAPVLIQPASASQPLALEQPIAEAVPAVVEPTPVPKPRASRTRKNPPSA; from the coding sequence ATGAATCGTCCCACCGACTACACTGATTTGGCTTTGGGTTTAGTATCGGCCCAAAGTTTTCCGGCCATTGTCGGGATTGCCGATCATATGCTCAAGTCCTCTGATGTCCATCTGATTGGCTATGAAAAAATTGGTAGTGGCCACTGTACAGCAATTGTGCGGGGCAATATTTCCGATGTGCGTTTGGCCGTTGCGGAAGGGGCTGAACGGGCCAGCCAATTTGGACAAGAATTATCCACCTTGGTTTTAGCCCGCCCTGACCCGAACCTGGATCAGATTCTGCCCATTGGTAGTCGTTTAGCGGAATTGACCGGGAAACATTCAGGACATCGGCTCAGTAGTCATGCGGTGGGTTTACTGGAAACAAGGGGCTTTCCGGCCATGGTCGGGGCGGCTGATGCCATGCTCAAAGCAGCTGAGGTAGTGCTGACGGCCTATGAAGTGATTGGGGCGGGCCTCTGTACGGTGATTGTTCGGGGAACGGCCTCCAATGCAGCAATGGCTCTTGAGGCGGGGATGGCCGCAGCAGACCGGATTGGTGAACTCCATGCAGTCATGCTTGTACCACGGCCTTTGGATGAATTGGATCAAACCCTACCCTTGGCCAGTTGTTTATTGGAGCAGTTGCAACCGATTCGGATTCCCCTGAGCCTTAAACAAAAAGAAACCGCCCCCGTTTTGATCCAACCTGCCTCGGCAAGTCAACCCCTAGCCCTAGAACAACCCATTGCTGAAGCCGTGCCTGCCGTTGTTGAACCTACCCCAGTTCCAAAACCAAGGGCCAGCCGTACCAGGAAAAACCCACCGTCCGCCTAA
- a CDS encoding helix-hairpin-helix domain-containing protein, whose product MVKIISRRSLGIQPVYDIGVAEDHNFVIRGGLVASNCFNKSHSTAYGYVTFQTAYLKAHYPVEYMAALLTANSGDQDKVQRYLATCMTMGIEIQPPDINRSGVDFTPIGQSILFGLSAVRNVGLAAIEAILAARQDGGEFQSLADFCDRVDPRVANKRAVEALISSGGFDKIEPNRNQLLHDLELVLEWAQGRAKDRAVGQGNLFDMFGGMAAETPTSSYEAAPKAPPVADLPDGDKLRMEKELLGFYVSDHPLKGVQTAARMLAPINLGDLDQQGDQSLSAIVLITELKPIVTKKGDRMAVIQMEDLTGKAEAVVFPRTFERIGHLLAADRRLMVWGKVDQRDDRRQFLIEDAEPIEEVRMIMVELPPAQASDLQAQHRLSEILKAQAGEAPKIPIIAKITDQHQAQYVRLGAQFRVESDARTVTALNQAGFVAKSSQLVPA is encoded by the coding sequence ATGGTCAAAATTATTAGTCGCCGCAGTTTAGGTATTCAACCGGTCTATGACATTGGTGTGGCAGAGGATCATAATTTTGTGATTCGGGGGGGCCTGGTGGCCAGCAACTGCTTTAATAAGTCCCACTCCACCGCCTACGGGTACGTCACCTTCCAAACAGCCTACTTGAAGGCCCATTACCCGGTGGAGTACATGGCGGCCCTCCTTACGGCCAACAGTGGTGATCAAGATAAGGTTCAACGCTATCTGGCCACCTGCATGACGATGGGGATTGAGATTCAACCACCGGATATTAATCGCTCTGGGGTGGACTTTACACCGATTGGGCAAAGTATTTTGTTTGGCTTGTCGGCGGTGCGTAACGTTGGCCTGGCGGCGATTGAAGCGATTTTGGCAGCCCGTCAAGACGGGGGAGAATTTCAATCCCTAGCCGATTTTTGTGATCGGGTTGATCCACGGGTGGCCAATAAACGGGCGGTGGAAGCCTTAATTTCATCTGGGGGCTTTGACAAAATTGAACCTAACCGCAACCAACTCCTCCATGATCTGGAACTGGTGCTGGAGTGGGCCCAGGGGCGGGCTAAAGATCGGGCGGTGGGGCAAGGCAATTTGTTTGATATGTTCGGTGGCATGGCCGCGGAAACCCCCACTAGCAGTTATGAAGCGGCTCCCAAAGCTCCCCCGGTGGCAGATTTACCCGATGGGGATAAGTTACGAATGGAAAAAGAACTGCTCGGTTTTTATGTTTCAGATCATCCCTTAAAAGGAGTCCAAACTGCAGCCCGGATGTTAGCCCCCATTAACCTTGGCGACCTAGATCAGCAAGGAGATCAAAGTCTCAGTGCCATTGTCTTAATTACAGAGCTAAAACCGATTGTCACCAAAAAAGGAGATCGGATGGCGGTCATCCAAATGGAAGATCTCACGGGTAAAGCCGAAGCAGTGGTTTTTCCCCGAACATTTGAGCGGATTGGGCATTTACTAGCAGCAGATCGACGGCTGATGGTTTGGGGCAAGGTGGATCAACGGGATGATCGGCGGCAATTTCTGATCGAGGATGCCGAACCCATCGAAGAAGTACGGATGATTATGGTTGAACTCCCCCCAGCCCAGGCCAGTGATCTCCAGGCCCAGCATCGTCTTTCCGAAATTCTCAAAGCCCAGGCCGGCGAAGCACCTAAAATCCCCATCATTGCCAAAATCACGGATCAACACCAGGCCCAGTATGTCCGGTTGGGGGCCCAGTTCCGGGTCGAGTCCGATGCAAGAACCGTGACAGCCTTGAACCAGGCCGGATTTGTAGCAAAATCTTCCCAATTAGTCCCAGCGTAG
- a CDS encoding NAD(P)H dehydrogenase subunit NdhS, whose protein sequence is MAALTQTLILPGTIVKVINPGDTYYGFQGLVQRITDGKAAVLFEGGNWDKLVTFRLAELTPQEPPKGKKK, encoded by the coding sequence ATGGCAGCCCTAACTCAGACCTTGATTTTGCCCGGAACCATTGTGAAAGTGATTAATCCTGGGGATACCTACTATGGCTTTCAAGGCCTGGTGCAGCGGATCACAGATGGGAAAGCAGCGGTTTTATTTGAAGGCGGGAATTGGGACAAACTGGTGACGTTTCGGCTGGCTGAGTTAACTCCCCAAGAACCACCTAAGGGCAAGAAAAAGTAA
- the rodA gene encoding rod shape-determining protein RodA codes for MPSSPSRSASQPPYFVRLWQGWSVWWRPWQNIDWLLMGAVVSLLLIGVVSIYSIDFNKGEMNWLDHLLTAGVALITTLGIARWRYDTLQAWHWYTYGATNLALVAVSLFGVTALGAQRWIQIGGFNVQPSEFAKVGVIVTIAALLNRRPANNLLGIARVVGALILPMGLILAQPNLGTALVFVAITVGMLYWANAHGGWIVLMISPLVSAIILGLALPYNLSLWLWLAWVVGMAILAWWCLPLGLTGAVGAGVLNLASGGLGQVLWNLLHDYQKDRITLFLNPDKDPLGGGYHLIQSRIAVGAGGLFGRGLNHGTQTQLGFIPEQHTDFIFSAIGEEFGLIGTFLVLVLFWFICLRIIQIANSAADDFGSLIAIGMFAMIIFQVVINIGMTIGLSPVTGIPLPWLSYGRSSLMANAIALGLVQSVANFRPRQTNRRP; via the coding sequence ATGCCTAGTTCACCTTCCCGTTCGGCCAGCCAACCTCCCTATTTTGTCCGTCTTTGGCAGGGATGGTCTGTTTGGTGGCGGCCCTGGCAAAACATTGACTGGTTGTTAATGGGGGCCGTAGTCAGTCTCCTCTTGATTGGAGTCGTGTCCATTTACAGCATTGATTTCAATAAAGGTGAGATGAACTGGCTCGATCATTTGCTCACGGCTGGGGTGGCGTTGATCACCACGTTAGGGATTGCCCGCTGGCGCTATGATACCCTCCAGGCCTGGCATTGGTACACTTACGGGGCAACAAATCTTGCTTTGGTGGCGGTCTCTCTCTTTGGGGTTACGGCCTTGGGGGCCCAACGCTGGATTCAGATTGGGGGCTTTAATGTCCAACCCTCAGAATTTGCCAAAGTCGGGGTGATTGTCACTATCGCAGCTTTGTTAAATCGGCGGCCGGCCAATAATTTATTGGGAATTGCCCGCGTTGTGGGAGCCTTGATCCTGCCAATGGGCTTAATTTTAGCCCAGCCTAATTTAGGCACAGCTTTAGTATTTGTGGCAATTACAGTGGGAATGCTCTATTGGGCCAATGCTCACGGGGGCTGGATTGTCCTGATGATTTCTCCTTTAGTCTCAGCAATTATCCTGGGACTGGCGTTGCCCTACAATCTCTCCCTTTGGCTCTGGTTGGCTTGGGTAGTGGGCATGGCGATCTTGGCCTGGTGGTGTTTGCCCTTGGGCTTGACGGGGGCGGTTGGGGCCGGGGTATTAAATTTAGCCAGTGGGGGCCTGGGGCAAGTCCTCTGGAATTTACTCCACGACTATCAAAAAGACCGGATTACCCTCTTTCTCAACCCCGATAAAGATCCCCTTGGGGGGGGCTATCACCTGATTCAGTCTCGGATTGCGGTGGGGGCCGGGGGGTTGTTTGGACGGGGCTTAAATCATGGCACGCAAACCCAATTGGGGTTCATTCCCGAACAACATACGGATTTTATCTTTTCGGCCATTGGTGAGGAATTTGGCTTAATTGGGACTTTTCTAGTTCTGGTCCTATTCTGGTTTATCTGTTTGCGGATTATTCAAATTGCCAACAGTGCCGCGGATGATTTTGGTTCCCTGATTGCCATCGGGATGTTCGCAATGATCATTTTTCAGGTGGTGATTAACATTGGTATGACCATTGGCCTCTCCCCTGTGACAGGGATCCCCTTACCTTGGTTGAGTTATGGTCGCTCCTCCCTGATGGCCAATGCCATTGCCCTGGGCCTGGTGCAGTCAGTGGCTAATTTTCGTCCGCGTCAGACCAATCGCCGTCCCTAA
- the petG gene encoding cytochrome b6-f complex subunit V, whose protein sequence is MIEPLLCGIVLGLIPVTLAGLFVAAYLQYKRGDQLGV, encoded by the coding sequence ATGATTGAACCTTTACTCTGTGGGATTGTTCTCGGTCTAATTCCTGTCACCCTAGCGGGCCTCTTTGTGGCGGCTTATTTGCAGTACAAGCGGGGCGATCAACTCGGAGTCTAA